The Microbacter margulisiae genomic sequence GACATCTCCTTTGAATGGTTCTTTTTGATACTCCCACATAGCATTCACATACTTTTCATTACTTCCGGGGAAGTTAAAATGCACAATAGTAAGTATACCGTTCACAGAATCATATGCACCTGCAAAAGGAACAACCATCTCTGGAGGAATGCCTATTTTTCCACGGTTTTTCCCATCTCCTTTAAAAAAAATAGCATTATCGGTCACCGTTAACCGATCAGCATCAATCTTCCCGAAATAGCTGTCATTAATCTGTGCTTGATCTGATTTTTTGTATGGAATTATGACAATATTATTTTCTGACGGAATAAATTGACCTAAGATCCAGATTGACAGCATACCTGTCGATTCGTTCCACTGAAAAGTACCGATGTTGGTCAATTGATTTTCCGACTTAAACACAATATAATCAACTCCTTTTGGAATCTCTATACCGATTTCTTTCCTGATAGTATCATCATCCAATAATTCAACAGACCTGTCCAAGCGGCAAAGCAAATCTTTGCCCGTCCAGTTATGTAGTTTTACGGATTTTGAAAATTTCACTTTCGTAGAATCTACCGGAAAAAGATTCCACGAATCG encodes the following:
- a CDS encoding DUF6786 family protein, coding for MEQKNYKNDKEFLSNHLRLVELARDGKKVLLSQDLQGRVLTSTATGDEGDSFGWLNYDLIAMGKFLPHCNNFGGEDRYWLGPEGGQFSVFFCEGSDFSFDDWQVPSAIDTDSWNLFPVDSTKVKFSKSVKLHNWTGKDLLCRLDRSVELLDDDTIRKEIGIEIPKGVDYIVFKSENQLTNIGTFQWNESTGMLSIWILGQFIPSENNIVIIPYKKSDQAQINDSYFGKIDADRLTVTDNAIFFKGDGKNRGKIGIPPEMVVPFAGAYDSVNGILTIVHFNFPGSNEKYVNAMWEYQKEPFKGDVINSYNDGPLDDGSIMGPFYELETSSPAARLKVGESITHRHVTMHFKGNLESLNMLAMKYLETNLQDIEL